The Sulfurovum zhangzhouensis genome includes the window CTTCATAGGGAAGATGAAGTGCTGCACCAACATGTCTTAGTATCGCTGATACGAACGGATCGAACGCAGTATTTGGTCTATTTGGATTTGCAGTCTCTATACTCTCACCCTCTGCCAGACCTATGACTGAACCTGCTTCAAGGTTTATCTCTGAAAGATCATCGCTGTCTTGGTAGGTGGTATCTTCATCGTATCCTTCAGGAAGCTCACCAGACTCTGTTTTGATAAATACGGTAAACAGTCCGCTTACCACTGCAGCTGTAAGTTCTGCCTGAGTATAGTCACCAAGCTGTTTAAGCGGTTCTACCACCGGTGCCAATACTGAGATACCGCGTCTTTGATACGGTCTATGCTTTTCAAAGATATGAAGAACATTTCTTCTACCGTTATCTGCAAATACATCGATAGGAATCCACTTGTTTCCAGTACGTCTTGATGGATGATTTTTTGAGAAGTGATATCGTATCGGCGCGCCATACTCATCGTTCTCTATACCGCCTGCTATCGATTTTGTGTCTTTGAGTCCGTTAGGGTTTGAGCACATGTCCGCCTCTATGAGACGTACTGCAAGGGAGAAAGGGGAGTCTTTTCTTTCAATGTACGGTAGTGCAGCGAAAATATCACCTGATACAAACGTACCTGTTAGTGCTATCCCCTGAAGTTCGTAAAAATTTGAAGTATGCTCAGCATCTGCATTTTGGCTTTGAGCCCAGAAGTTAAAATATCTTCCAGCCTTGATCTCCCATACTCGTGCCTCATCTTCTGATAGTCCTAAAAAATCATTATCTATCTGTGGCTGTGCAGTAAGACCTGCACCCATGATGTTATACTTCATCGTTCCTATAGCACCAGATACGATTGGATGATTGCGGAAAAGGTCTCTTGTTACACCATGGAATTTTGTTAGATTAGTAAGATCATCTGCATCAGAATCCTGCGCTTTGAAATTTGCAGAACGCATAGAACGCTTGGATGATTTTGTAGCGATATACCCACTATCTGCCATTGCCTGTATCTTGAGTCTTGACTGTACTCTTTCCAGCGCTGATGCGGGACTGAATACTCCGATGGCACGATCGATGATATTCATATTCACAGACGGTTTTTTGCTCATCCTCTATATACCGCCTTCTTCATTCTTACGCCTTTTCTTCCACCCTCTGAGGCAGGGGTAAGAGAAAGTACTTTTTTCTCCCAGTAGGCTACATTTTCACGTACATATGACATATTTACTTTTGTAAATTCTTTGTCACCAATCTTGTATGATTGATTTTTCAAAATGGCCTTTTCTGCATTTAACCACTCAGTTAACATGGTATTTGCAGTATCAAGATCGATAGCCATATGCACTCCAAAAAATGATTTTGAAGCATTATTACAATTAACGTGATTTAAATAAAGACAATAAAGTTGTCTTGACTTTATGTTTTATTTTTAGTATGAGTGTTAAAAATCGAAGTAATAATCTTTTAGTTCTTTCATCGCATTTTCACGCTCTGACGGTGTTTCAAGCAGTTTATCGATGGCTTCTTCAAAGGTAATGTTATATTTTTCCTGTACATGTTCAATCATGGCAATATTTCTGTTTTTTAGTGAAAAATATTTTCTAATTCTTGTTTTTCTATCCCAAATACTGTTTTTTTTGCACATTATCTCCCCTTGCTCAATATTCTTCTTCTTTTTTTATTTGGTGTTGCATTTTGCACGTAAAATAATGGTTTGCTCAGTGCCTCAACATCAATGCCGCTAAGTTCCTTTGCGCAGTCTGCATAGATACGGCAGTCGGTGGACTCATTACGCTTTTTACCAGGATTTATCCATCTTCCACTATCTTCTCTCCTCTCTACAAGCAGCTGCTCAAAATAATTCATATCATAGCTATCAGGGAAATGGCAGTAGTTATCTCCTTTTTCTGAAATGACTAAACGTGAGAAGAAGTCATCTTTTGCAGCATTGACCCCAACCATGAATAGTTTTGTTTTATATTTTGATTTTGTTGGCACTTTATTTACGACTGGAGCATCTATCGTCTTTGATCCCTTGATGGCAAATATACGTCTCATAAATCTTTTTGACGTATATTCACTGACTGCCTTACTTCTGTGTCCACCGTAATCGACTGTTTTTGTGTGGATCTTCATAAGCGATCCTGACTCATGAATATATGTCTTGTTCAATAGCACTTCATCGAGTGCCATCTTTGTTTCAGGCAATGCAGGATCACCTGTGACTACACCTCGCTCGATACCCCAGCTCTGACCGCCTTTACCGTATCCTACAACTTCATACTCAAAACGGTCATCTTGTGTATCTACCCCGGCATGGAGTATAAAGACACCTTCAGGAACATCAGAACTGTACGTATAGCGTCTACTGTGTAGCTTCTCTGCGCTTGTCTCTACCTTGGTGAGCTCCTTATCCCATACTTCGGCAAATATGGTATTGATAACTGTCTTTAGCTTTGTATTGTCGCCTTTTTCAGACAGCTTGGAAGCATCGATAAATCTTTGCCCGATCGTATTCCAATCCCTACCCATGCCAAGAGGCTGGTACATACCTGTTATCCTGTATCCTTTCTTTTTTACACCAGGTCTATGAGGTATCCACTTGGCCCCTGCCTCTTCGCTCATCATCCACTCTTTGTGTTCTTCTCTTATCAGTGATCCGCAATGAGGACAACAAAAATCAACATTTCCTACAAGCTGGTTATTCTCATCATGTTCAAATTTAAAATGCTTCCACTCAAATATAACCATGTTTGATCTGTTTTGTTTATCATGCTCTCTCGGAGTACATTCAGGACATGGCATGTAGTAGTGGCGCTTATCTGTTTCATTGAACTCTTTATAGATATTTGATTTTGCCTTTGTTGTTGGTGTTGAGTTCGCATAGAACTTGTAGTTTGCATAAGTTTCTGTACGTCCCCTTGCAAGGTCAAGAGGGTTACCTTCTTCTCCCACATCTGTTGGCCATCTGTCTATATCATCGCATATGACTACTCCTGCAGGGATAGATGCAAATGATGACGGAGTCTGACCCCATTTAAGCTCCATATACCCATCAGGGTATTCCTTTGCAAGATCTGGTCCGCCATCACCTTTTCTCTTTGATGGACTTATCTTGTCTCTTAGGTCTGGTATCTTCAGGATAGCAGGGTTTATCCTGTTTTTTGCAGTAGTCTCTGCAATTGTCTGTGTATGTAGTATCATTAGCGATGCAATAGGTGAAAGATGGGCGTAATAAAGCATCGTATTTACACCTATCTCGGTAAAACCCATCTGTGTCGGTTTTATAACAATGATCTCTCTTGTAGGTGAATGAGGAGAAAGTTCATACATTATCTCCTTTGCATAAGGAGTTCTATCTGTTTTCCAAGGTCCTTTTTCTGCACCTTTTGCAATAATCCTATGCTCATCTGCCCATTCTGGCATTGTAGGCAGCTCTTTTGGCTGTACTGACCGTATAAATACATCATAGTAAATAGCACTCATTGGATAAGACCCTTGAGTGATTTATGAAACTCTAGGCGCATTATCTGCTTAGTTTCATGAGATGATTCTTTCATAAGAAGCCTTGGTCCAAGTCTATCTATGGCTGACTCAATAGCTGCTATCACATCAGAACCTGCACGTCTTGCCTCAGCATCAACATCTTCTTTAAGCACATATAGATCAGCTTTTATCTTGTCCTCAAGCTCTTTTCTATCTTTTTCCATCATCTTAAGCTTGATGTCTATCTCAGATCTTATCGCATCAGCAGCCTCTCTTTTGCGTTTCGCCTCTGCAAGTGTTGCACTTTTTATAAATTCTTTTTGGTCTTTTGTTAATTCTATACCGGCCTTCGATGCAACTGCATCAAGATCTGCTAATTTAAGTTCTGCTTCATTTTTTGCTTTATCTTCTAGCGCCTTTCTATCTTCATCGCTAAGGTCAGCCATTGTCTCATATCCTGGCACACTATAAAATGGCAAAGAAGCGGAATTATTATCCTGTATAGAATCACGTTTTATGTACTTCCCATTATCATCTATCTTTCCAAGATCATTTAGCGTCACTAATGCATCTTCGCTATCTATCTGCCCTCTATTATTTACAGTCTTAAGCACTCCACTCTTAACATACTTTGATATCTGCTGTTGGCTTACATCTATCAACTTTGCAAAGGAAGACTGACTCATAATCATGCTATATTCCTACTACTACCACTGGATATGTGCTACAACCATTTTTTAAAAAAAAATTTAAATGTGAGCTTTCGATGGGGTTCACACTACCCGTATGAGTTTCAATCCTATGGAAGAACCTATTTTTTTTCATTCAACCCACCCCATTCTTTTATTTTGTCTCATCACCCTATCTATCGCTTCACCAATATGTATATCCGATCTTCTAGACTGGACCTTGTTCACTGTATCCTCAAAAGATGTTAATCTTTTTTTATATTTCGGTTNCCTATTTTTTTTCATTCAATCCACCCCATTCTTTTATTTTGTTTCATCACTCTATCTATAGCTTCGCCTAGATGTATATCCGATCTTCTAGACTGTACCTTGTTCACCGTATCCTCAAAAGATGTTAATCTTTTTTTATATTTCGGTTGCTTGGATATTCGTAATATACATATAGGTTTGTCATGATCAGGCATTCGTGCATAGATACCAGGATGAAGGTGTGATCTTTTGTAAGTAGGTATTACAAAATATCTTTCATTCTGTCTGCTCCTATTTCTAAACCGTGATCTTTTTGTCTCATTTGCAGAATACCCGGACTTATATACAAGCTTTAGTTGAGATATGATCTTCACATATGTTGACGGCTTTATAGTTACACCGGGTGAAGGAGTAAGTATCTCATTCCTGCTCATATGACCGAATTCCATCATCGCTTTCTCAAGTCCTTTACGATCACGATCGCCACCAAAGAAATGATGTTTAAGTACTTTGTGCTGCCAGCTCCACTCATCAATGAATATCTTTACAAATAGATTTGATTTTGTTGCTTTCGTGATGCGAACCGGTGACAATAGTTTCTTCTTACTGATATTCAACCTATATGTTATCTCTTGATCGATTGATTCCTTTGTGTCAAACGCTAGATTGTTTGCAGCTGTGATAGCTATATACGGTATGTCTCTGTCCCTGATTCCATCTAAATCTTTTACCACGTCTTTAATACTATTGAAGTTGCCACCTACATTTATCTTTACCATTATGCAACTTCCTTTAAAAACTTTATTTCATCTTTACCAAACTTATCAGCCAGTGTAGTAGCTGGTAAACTGTAGCTATCATCACCGGTCATGAATATCTCTTTGTCAGGATCATAGATACCATCCATCCATTTACCTTGGAAAAATACGCTGATCTTTAGATCTAAGTAGTTAAGATATACCTTATTGTCAAGGAACTTCTTTACTCCTACTTTTCTATCTACGTTATGATCCTTCAAGTAGAAGATAGCTGCTACACTCAAACTCTTATGAGATACATCATCTACACGAACAAACGATTCCATACCTTCAAGTTTATTACCTGCATATCTATTGAACTGACGATAGATAAAATAAAATCCATCATAAAGCGCACGCGCATTATTTTTGATATTACTTATATTTAGAGCTTTGTTCACTTGCCGTTCACTTGCCGTACACTCTATTTTGTCAACACTCGGTATATTGGTACTTTGTAGGCTTTCAAAAGTTTCCAAGTCGTTCACTTGCCGTTCACTCTGATTTTTAATATAGCTATAGTGTTGGTGATTTAAAAGTATATGAGCATCATAAAATCTTTGTATCTCATCTCTAAATTCAATGATCCACTTATGAACGGTACCTTTACTCTCTGGTTTATCACGACCCCAAGATTTACAATAGAATCCTATACTATTCACTGCTTTATTCTGAACATCGTTATAGTACTCCCAGAAGCAACGTGCCTTATGCCTCTTACCTTGAGATTGAAGATCATCTATGTAATCAGTTGGATAGTTCTTATAATGTATATTCACTAGTCTATCCTTGGCATATCTAAATTGTCATTATCATCATACGTTACTTCAAAGCTTGGTGCACTGTTTCTAGGAGTTATCTGACGTTCAAATACATACCCGCCCGTATAACGTGCAGCACCATAGTTGTCCTTTGTGATCATGAACCGTCTCATATCTGCTTTCATAGGATCAGGGACATCTTTACCATCCTTACGGATAGTGATCTTCTCCATGTCATATACACAACGAACTGCATCTACTATAGCACCTGCACCACGTGCCTTTGTCATTCCGTTACTATCACCCTTCTTTGAGTGGTGAAGGAATATAAGTGATCGCTCTGTACCTCTGACCCAGTTCAAGAATGGCTGCATAAATACACGCGCCTGAGAGTTATCATTCTCATCACCACCATAGAATGCAAGAAGTGGATCAAGTACGATCACATCATATTCACTAAGCTCTCTCTTCATTGCATAGAACTTAGATGACATGTTAACTGTTCTACCACGTCCTTCCAGTAGAAGTATTGGATCATCAGTGCTTATATGGATAAGATCTCTATAAACATCTCCATAGGTATCTACGATCTTGTCAAGCATCGCATCAAATCTACTTCTAACGATACCTTCAGGGTCCTCTGATAACCATAGAAAAACTTTCTTACCTTCCAGTGCAGCACGGTAAGCAACCTGAAGCACAAGCCATGTCTTACCAGTTCCTCCTGGTGCAGCAAATATAGTAATCGTTCCAAGAGGTATAGGTATCCAGTTCTTACAAATAAATTCAGGATCTTTTGCCTCGGTGTCGAATATGCTTTTTCTACCAATTGTAAGCGTTCCCCCCTCAGCGATTGATTCCAACCTTTTTATAGTACTGTCGATTACTTCAAGAGGTAGTGCACCATCCTCTATAATTTTCTTCTTAATATCTGTAGACAAAGTTGCAAGCAAACGCTTCTGGCTCATAGATTTAAGCTCATTGACGTACTCATCGATATTAGATAGAGGGTTTGATGACAATAGATCAAGCATAGCTACTTCATCAAACTTACCTTCTTTATTTAACATATAACGTGTGAACTCTTCATCGATAGGTTTACCTTCTGAGTGAAGACGGTAACATGCATTGAAAAGATATTGGTGGAATGGTAGATAGAAGTCATTTGATGAGAGTCTTGTATAAAGCGTCTCAATGTTTTGATCATATGGGTCGAATAGTATAGAAGCAAGTACTCCACGTTCTATATTTAGGTTATACATATTTTCCATTATGCATCTCTCCCATATATCCGATATTCTTTATAAGGTGCACCATCCACGCGTCTTGATCCTATGCATACATTCCATTCGTTCCTAAGCTGTGCTACTCTTGTACGTACATTATGGATAGGAAGGCCATTCTCACCGGAAGGTCTTTGATAGTAGTCATCGATCGTGTTACCATCAAACAGAGATTTAAGAATGTGATAGTTATGAGATCCACGCTGTAAGGCCCCACCGTTATTACTTTTGAGTTTTTTTATTTGCTGGTCAAAATCAGCTCTGAAGTCGAACTTGAAGCATGTTTCAGTGTTATCACCATATTCCCATTCGTTCATATATTACTCCTCGTTTTTAGAGATGTACTCATTAAGCATATGTATGTATGTACCTTGCGCTTTTTCAACATCAGTAGCTTCTTTTAGCATGATTTCAGCCTCTTCTACTGTCACCTCTCCATCACTTAAAGCTTTCATATTTGCTATGATAGATTCAGATCCTTCTATTGCTGCTTTATCTGCTGCATGTCTAAGATCATTAACAGTTACATTGAATAGCTCATAAGATACAGGTTTGATCCCAAACTGTCTCATATACTCTCTAAAAAATACCATCCTTGCTTCATGATCGATGGTATGGATAAGAAGATCTATCTTTTGTGCATTAAGTGATTTATCGTAGTTGTTAGGATTGAGACAATTTGAAAACTGGATAGCTGCGTTATCACCGGAGAATCCTATTGCATCTGCAAGGTGTCCTCTTGTAATGTTATGTCTGGTATTGAAGTCATCTACAGCCTTTGTTAGAGCCGCATAAAGTAATATAGGTTTGTTCATGGGTGATCCTTTCTTTCTGTCTACTTTGGAAGGAGGTGACGGTAAGGATCAACTTAAAAACCCGTCACCGCCTACCAAAGCAGACGATAAAAGACAGGCACAAGCAAAATATGATAAAATGCTTATGCACAGCGTGCAAAGAGTGACTTGATCGGTCTCCAAACTTGCTCAAGTCACTCACTAAAACTCGTATTGTTATAAAACGTTACGAATTACTTGATTAAAACTATACTATCATTTGAGTGTATTTGTCAAGTATTTTGAATATATTTTATTTTAAGGGGAAAATAAATGAAGAAAANNNTCCAAACTTGCTCAAGTCACTCACTAAAACTCGTATTGTTATAAAACGTTACGAATTACTTGATTAAAACTATACTATCATTTGAGTGTATTTGTCAAGTATTTTGAATATATTTTATTTTAAGGGGAAAATAAATGAAGAAAATTGTCTTTATGCTTGTTTTTATCACCACACAACACTTCAGTGAAACCGTATCACATTGTAAAGAGATGGAAATGATGTGGCTGACATACGGTGATATGGCTGCCAAAGCATTTATGGAAGAAAAAGACATCACAAAAGCGACAAAACTGCAAAAACTTGCCGTTGAAACTGCCGAAAATATGCTAAAAGTATGCCCGGATGATTATTGGCTCAAAGACCATACGGACCAAAACAAAACTGTACAGTTCTGGAAAGATGATATGCAGCTTTATATAGATAAAACCAATGCTATGATAAAAAAGCATGACGGGATATGATCATGCAATTTATTAATTTTAAGTGGTAAATATGGGTTTAAAAAAATGTAAGGCATGTAGCATTTAAGATTTTATGGTAATAGAATTTTCAGCCTGCTTATAAGCTTCCTGCTCTGAATCAACACCAATCCATAGTCCTAATGCGATCATGATGATTAGCAGCATAGCTGCCAGCTGCTCAACTCTGCTCATAATTTGCTCTCTGTATCATTTCAGCCTTATAAGTATAAAAAGAGTCTCTTAGGTAGTGCGCCACTGCCTTGTTCTTCATTACGAACTTTACTAAGTATGGGTTACCATATTCTCTTTCAGGTAAACAGTAACATTCTACCACGTTCTGCCTCCATCCTGTTACCTCTATCTTCCATATGATCCTCACAAAGTCGTAGGTGTACTTGCCTTCCTTTATAGACTTTCCATCATAGTGCAGATCAAAGTATGGATGAGAAAGTACTTTATCAAGCATCATAAAAGATATAGGCATAGCAATGCTATATACTAAAAATGCAAATAACAAATAGAACATTACAATAGTCTCTGTATCTTTTGTCCCAAACCATGAGCTTATAAGTATGATCTCATCATGGAACTGTCCAGGAGCGTAGAATAGCATATACAAAAATATCCCTATCGCTGAACCTATCGCTATGAGTGCTGGCAATCTCCACTTCACTGTCATTTTCATCCCTCCGATAGGTGATACGGAGTCCTTATGCTCATGTATTGTGTTGTGTATATTATCTCCATTATGGATATCTCTAGCTTGGTCTATATGATCTATTTGGTTTTTACCCATTTGATCCCCCTTTTAATTTATATTTTTTGTGATTACATGGTAATTGTAGCGAGTAAAAAAGTATAATCTAATAGTTTGTAACAAAAATGTGAAATATTATTAACAAGTTATAGAATGTGATTTGCACTTATCATTTTGTTAACTGATTGTTAACTATAATAGTGTAAAAATGTACCGTAAGTACACAAAAAAATATCAATTTTTTATCAAAATGGTTAAAAATGGATAGAAATGTACTATAAATTAACGGTTATTTTACTATACTATAATAAGTGATATCAGATAGATATCATAGTATCTATGAATAAAAGGGGATACAATGAGACACGTTATACAAGGTTGGCCAGACGTTTAAGATGTCTGACCATTATCATTAATATATCTAGTAGCTACAGTTTGTAGCTCTAGGTATGTTGTTTTATCTCCATGAACTTTTTGGAGATGATCTATATAATTCTCAAAAATCATAAATGCTCTTATAATTCCATATTCCAAGAACATACGTACTGTTTCTTCATCAAAAATTTTATTATTTAAACTTACACATATGTATTCATACTCACCAAGATATTTAAGTATATTATCTTTAATTTCTCTTCCATTAACATCTTTTCTAAAAGAAATAGCTCTATATTTAGATTTTTCATGTTGTTCGTCTGGGATTAACTTTATATCATCTTCTGTTTCTTCTCCATGAAATACAAATTTACCACTTGATAACATAACCCCAATAGCATCATGAATTTCATAAAGAGAATATGGACCTTTTTGCTCTAGTATCTCAAACTTACCATGAAGATCGCTTATCGCTTCCTTGATAACTTTTCTACTTGCATGCATTTGTGTAGCTGCTAGCTGTTTAGTATTCCACCTATTTGCTTTTTCTGCTTGTTTACGGTTAAACCTAAATTGCTGTGCTGCGATACCTGCTGATACAGCTATCAGTCCACCTGTAATGACTTTTAGTACATCAATCGTAGTCTCAGAAAAACCTGATAACCATCCAAAGACTGCTGCACCAGTAAAAAAACCTAATAAAGTCCATGCAGCATGTCTTTCTATCGTTCCACACCACTTTGCATTCTTTTTACAGAAGCAAATGTCAGATAAATGTTCATACCACTTCATCCTACTTCTGCCCCTTCCGTCTCATCTGCCCTACTACCTCACCGATTACCATACACTCAGCTGTCTGCTCATCAGTTAGTTGTATATCTGCTACATCGGGGTTATCACTGCTTAGATTGAATCGTTTACTAAAAGGAACTTTCCTTATCCTCTTCACATAGATATCATCTTCATACATGATCACGTAGATCTGTCCATCTACTATGCCGTTACCATTGAGCGGAGAGACAAATATCAGCTCACCGTCTNGCTTAGATTGAATCGTTTACTAAAAGGAACTTTCCTTATTCTCTTTACATAGATGTCATCTTCATACATGATTACGTAGATCTGCCCATCTACTATGCCGTTACCATTGAGCGGAGAGACAAATATCAGCTCACCGTCTACGATGGTTGGAGCCATACTATCACCCTTTACATTTAGGATATGAATGTTCTTGTTGAATGATACTCCGAGGAAGTCCTCTACAAAAGCACGTGAAAGTTTCATAGGCTTAGTACCGCTCAGTGAGTCATATACCATAGCCCCACCGCCGGCACTTGCATATACTTCAGGATAGTATGGTATGCTGATCGTATCTTCTTCATGGTAAGATGGTGATGGCTCACGAATTGTCATAGAAGTTTTAGTCTTATCACCGACATGTATATTACGAGCAGTTCCAACGGTACCGATATTATTTTTACCAGTTTGGCTTATAATGTTTCTTGGTCCTTCCCCATACATCAGCCATTCAAGTTCTATATTAAGTTTATTTGCAATTACTATCAGCTTAGACATTGGAATATGTCCTCTTTGCTTCCAGTTGTCAAAAGTTCCCCTCTTTATATCAAGTTTTTCGAGCATATCTTTATATGTTCCAACTTTTAATACTATCTTAATACGCTCAAAAATATCGTCGATATCTGCTACTTTCTCATTATTTTCCATAAATCCCCTCATTTTACTTGACATATACCATCAAATGATAGTATTATCCATTATCCATTTATTACAAATACAATCCAATTATATCAAATTGGCTTTAAATGGATAAAGGTTATAGACATTTTTTTATAACCAAAATGCGGGAGATCGCCCGGACATGATCCGGTAATGCAGATGATAGCTTCATCTGCCTAGCTTAAGTGCGAAATGACCCATTTGGAACCAGCCAAATGAAGGTATAAACTATGGGGTGGCCACCAGATAGCCTATAACTCAAAAAAATAAATTTGAGTTTGTTTGAGTTGTAAAGGATTGCTTTATAACTCAGAGCTTTTTATAAGGCACACATTTGGAACAAACAAGGACAGGCATTTTACAGACTTGCTCCCCCACTGTAAATATAGTATTTATACGGTAGGTTTTGTGTGTCTTTATAGAGCTTGAAAGGAATAAATAATATGAAGTATATTAAGACATATCCGATACCGATAGAAAAGAAAGCTGCAAATGATATAAAAAATGATGACAAAGAAGATAGAGAGATCATACAAAAACTTCAAGAGATCATACATGAACTTGCCGCACTCAAAGATGCGACATATAGTATAGCTACTATATAGCTATCCTCTTTCCATGAAGAATATATGAAGATACTTATGGTTGGTTACTTTTGCTATCCTCCATCCATCATCATATAGGTTTTTGAGACTGGCACTTTCGCTTTCATCAAGTTCAATGACAGGGTATGTATCTTCGGGCCTATGATCGAATGGTATGTCTATAACACTTGATGGTTTATATAGGATGGTATCTTCATTTGCAAATTTTTTTGACGCAAAAACTCTTATCTCCATTTTACTGTGTCCTTTGTGTTTATTTTTGGTTGCACAAAAATTATACCAGAGGACACTGAGAGTGGAATAGAAGCTCTAACACATGGCATACATCATCACTCCTCTTCCCCTTTTTAGATGGTGTATGTCAGGTGTGAGGGCTTACCTCACGGCCATTCCACGATACGGGAAATTCAAAAACATTAACTTTCTTACTTAACAGTAGGTATCAGCAGTAATAACAGCCGTCAAGGTACTTTTAGAGTATCCATGCAACGTGACGGCCTGTAAAGCTTTCAATGAAGCCTATGGATGTTCATTTTCGAGGCAACCTGAATAAAGAACGCCCATTCCCCCTTTCAAGAATATTTTTCATAAACACTCCTGTAAAGAGAATCACCTTATAAATATGCTGCACCTATATGAGTGCGATCCATTTATAGGCTTCATTGAGGGCTTACCTCACGTTTAATCCACGTACGGAAAATTCAAACACGATAACTATATTTTTTTACCGAACTTGGCCGTCAAGATACTTTTAGAGCATCCTTGCAAGGTGACGGCTCACAAAGTACTTACCTGACCACATCGTTCACCCTCTTCCCATTTTTAGATCGGTTGGGTCCGGTAAGTACTTGAACATAAAGGAATACGATGACAAAAGCACAAATAGAATACATAGATATGCAGCTTNTGGGATGTCTCGCTATATACATATTATGGTGTAGGAGATATGTATATAGTGAGACAAAAATCACATGAGCCTTCACACACTCACCACTCGGTGGCTTCATTGAGGGCTTACCTCACGTCTAATCCACGTACGGAAAATTCAAACACGATAACTATATTTTTTTACCGAACTTGGCCGTCAAGATACTTTTAGAGCATCCTTGCAAGGTGACGGCTCACAAAGTACTTACCTGACCACATCGTTCACCCTCTTCCCATTTTTAGATCGGTTGGGTCCGGTAAGTACTTGAACATAAAGGAATACGATGACAAAAGCACAAATAGAATACATAGATATGCAGNCTCTTCCCATTTTTAGATCGATTGGGTCCGGTAAGTACTTACATAGAAAGGAATAT containing:
- a CDS encoding S24 family peptidase, which translates into the protein MSSKMRGFMENNEKVADIDDIFERIKIVLKVGTYKDMLEKLDIKRGTFDNWKQRGHIPMSKLIVIANKLNIELEWLMYGEGPRNIISQTGKNNIGTVGTARNIHVGDKTKTSMTIREPSPSYHEEDTISIPYYPEVYASAGGGAMVYDSLSGTKPMKLSRAFVEDFLGVSFNKNIHILNVKGDSMAPTIVDGELIFVSPLNGNGIVDGQIYVIMYEDDIYVKRIRKVPFSKRFNLSXTVS